In Virgibacillus sp. NKC19-16, a single genomic region encodes these proteins:
- a CDS encoding RluA family pseudouridine synthase, with translation MSGNELKWIINHEHDGMIIRDYLRMYQGFSRRMIKTIKFDGGKILVNGSMKNVRYCLSAGDRLHVQFPEEMIGNNIKPEVMELIIVYEDDYIIVIDKPAGIPTLPSINHPSGTIANGLLGYYNKNNIPYTVHIVTRLDMDTSGLVLIAKHQLSHSLLSASHKSGKVKRKYKAVIEGHLTKKEGTIDAPIVRKENSIIERTVTEAGKRAVTHYKVICEYLNHSLIEIELDTGRTHQIRVHFSNFAHPIAGDDLYGGSTEKIARQALHCFELSVEHPSTKEIMLFHAPLLKDMKRLIKMERT, from the coding sequence ATGAGCGGAAATGAATTGAAGTGGATCATTAATCATGAACATGACGGCATGATTATACGTGATTATTTGCGAATGTACCAAGGGTTTTCAAGAAGAATGATAAAAACAATAAAATTTGATGGTGGTAAAATTTTAGTCAATGGATCTATGAAAAATGTGCGTTATTGTTTATCAGCTGGCGATCGCTTGCATGTACAATTTCCTGAAGAGATGATTGGAAATAATATAAAACCGGAAGTAATGGAGCTTATAATTGTATATGAAGATGATTATATCATCGTAATTGACAAGCCTGCTGGAATTCCGACCCTTCCATCTATTAATCACCCGTCAGGTACGATTGCAAATGGATTGTTAGGTTATTATAATAAGAACAACATCCCTTACACGGTCCATATTGTTACAAGGCTCGATATGGATACATCCGGACTTGTTTTAATAGCAAAGCATCAATTAAGTCATTCATTGCTTTCTGCTTCCCACAAATCCGGAAAAGTGAAACGGAAATATAAAGCCGTTATCGAAGGGCATCTCACGAAGAAAGAAGGGACGATAGATGCCCCTATTGTACGGAAAGAAAATTCGATAATTGAACGTACAGTAACAGAGGCAGGGAAAAGAGCAGTGACGCATTACAAGGTGATTTGCGAGTACCTGAATCATTCTTTGATCGAGATCGAATTGGACACAGGCAGGACGCATCAAATCCGTGTACACTTTTCCAATTTTGCCCATCCGATTGCCGGAGATGATTTGTATGGCGGATCTACAGAAAAAATAGCACGGCAGGCATTGCATTGTTTTGAGCTTAGCGTGGAACATCCATCGACAAAGGAAATCATGTTATTTCATGCACCCCTTTTAAAGGACATGAAAAGGCTGATTAAAATGGAAAGGACTTAA